The sequence GGCACATGGCAAGCAAAATGGTGGATCTCACTGGGTCCACAGAAGGTGAGGTGGAAAATGGCCGTGGTCACCACCAGCCCCATGACTGAGCCACCAGCCCAGGAGCAGCCCACCAGGCAGGCGCCGCCCCGCGGGCTCATGAGCACGTTGTAGCGCAGGGGGCGGCAGATGGCCACGTAGCGGTCGTAGCCCATGACGGTGAGCAGGAAGGAGTGGGTGAAGCCGAAGCTGAAGGAGAAGAACATCTGACTGGCACAGGCCAGTAAGGCGATGGAGCGCTGCGCGGACAGCAGGTCGGCCAGCATGCGCGGGATGATGGCCACGGTGTAGAGGATCTCGGAGACGGAGAGGGCGCACAGGAAGAGGTACATAGGCGTGTGGAGGCTGCGTTCGCTCCAGACGGTGGCCATGATGAGCAGGTTGCCCAGCAGCGTGAACAGGTACATCAGCAGGAACAGCAGGAAGAGCATCAGCTGGAGGTCGGGGAAGGCGGAGAAGCCCACGAGGATGAATTGGGTCACTGTGGAGTGATTGACTCTCTGCATGGAGGCTGTGCCTGGGGTGAGATGTGACAGGGAGAGGTCAGTTACTACATGAAGAAAAGTTCTCAGCCTTCACCATATCTGGATTTGCCCAAGGGGCTACTCTTGATAAATGGTAAAGCTGGCTTTGGTTCTGTTCCCACTCTGTGCCTCCTATAATTTAATACCCTCATCAACCTAGTGAGAACGGTACTATTTTTTCAACCCCCTTTTGAAGCACCTTGAGCATAGTCATTGAGAATATTGACGTGCAgggcttgctgaaggcaaagctGTTGAAACGGTAGATCCGGAGACTTGAAGCCATAGGTGGGCTGGTTCTAAAAACTATACCCTTCACTATTTCTCTGTGTGGCCCCCCGCCCCCAAACGAAAATGCACcaggctggcgtggtggctcacatctgtaatcccagcactttggaggctgatgggggaggatggcttgagcccaggagttcaaggttgcagcaagctatgatgacacccctgcactccagcctgggtgacagagccagaccctatctcttaagaaaagaagaaaatggccgggcgtggtggctcacacctataatcccagcactttgggaggctgaggcaggtggatcacgaggttaagagatggagaccagcctggccaaaatggcgaaaccccaactctactaaaaatataaaaactagtcgggcgtggtggcacatgcctgtagtcccagctacttgagagactgagacctgggaggtggagcttgcagtgagcggagatggcaccactggactccagcctggcaacagagcaagactccgtctcaaaaaaataaaaaaataaaaagaagaaaaacatattcCTTTACTGGAACTTCCATTCATTCCTTCTCTGTCCTTCTACTCCCTTCTGATAAATCCTGTTCATCCCGCAGCTCCAGGTATCGCGAGATGTTCCCACCCATGGCTACAACTCCTTGGAACAGAGAGCATCTCTAAATCTGAACCAATCAGACTTCCTCTGGGGTTATCCATGTAGGACAGCAGAGACAGGAGACTGTGTTGCTCTAAGAAAAGAGCCAGAAATCATGTTCTGATTGTTTTCCAGCTCCCATGAGGTATGCCTCTATGTTCTGAGGCAGTGAAATGTAGCCATCAGACAGAAAGAGGGGCTTGGGAATCAGCAGACTTCAGTTCAAATCCCTCCTCTGACTGTTGTgtaatgattttctatttttatatttatttatttatttttgtagagacggagtctcattcggttgcccagactggagagcagtggtgcaatcatagttcactgcaacctcaaactcctggattcaagcaatcttcctacctcagtctcccaagtagctgggactacaggcacacaccacctcacccagctaatgttttattttttgttatagagatggcatcttgctatgtcacccaggctggtctggaactccacaCGTCAAGTCATCCTCTTGCCtgggattcccaaagtgctgggattacagaagtgagccactgcaccaggccaatattttataaagttgaaCAGATTCTTTTATCTCTCTGTACCACCATCTTCCCCTCCCTACCTCAAAGGGTTGTTGTGGGAAGTAAATGAGCTTTTCTTAGGTGACCTAGCATGCAGTAGATGCTATATATCATAATTAATACAGTAAATAGTGACTGTGCATGGTCTTTGCTCAGCAAGTAACTTTAATTTCATGAGATTCCCATGTGTCTTTATGAACcacttaaacatattttattggccgggcgcggtggctcaagcctgtaatcccagcactttgggaggccgaggcgggcggatcacgaggtcaggagatcgagaccatcctggctaacacggtgaaaccccgtctctactaaaaaaaaaatacgaaaaactagccgggcgcggtggcgggcacctgtagtcccagctactcgggaggctgaggcaggagaatggcataaacccgggaggcggagcttgcagtgagctgagatccggccactgcactccagcctgggtgacagagcaagactccgtctcaaaaaaaaaaaaacaaaacatattttatttttttcaaaagacagggtctggctctgtcacccaggctggagtgcagtggcacaattatcacagctcactgcagccttctgctcctggattcaagcgatcctccctccccagccccccaaatagctgggactacaggcatgaaccaccatgcttagctaatctctttttaaaaaaagattggcAATGtatgaccaggtgcagtggctcacgcctgtaatcccagtactttgggaggccaaggtgggcagatcacttgagatcaggagttcgagaccagcctgggcaacatggtgaaaccttgcctctactaaaaatacaaaaatcagccaggcgtgtgtggttccagctactcaagaggctgaggcaggagaatcgcttgaacctgggaggtagaggttgcagtaagccgatatcacaccactgcactcaagcctgggcaacagagcaagactctatctttaaaaatataataggcATTGTACTTGTGATattccctacaaaggacatgaactcatccttttgtatggctgcacagtattccatggtgtatatgtgccacattttcttaacccagtctgtcactgatggacatttgggttggttccaagtctttaaaGTTTATGAAAGAGTAAACTATcactttgctttctgtttctacgGAAGTGTCTGTTCTGAAcactttacataaatggaattatacgaGATGGGGtcttctgtgtctcatttctttcactgaacataatgttTTAGGGTTCTTTTGCATTGTAGTATGCAATTGTAACAGTATTAAAACACCACAGCATGCATCTGAACTTTATTCCTGTTTATGGCTGaacaattttccattttatgaatatgtGTCACCTCTTCGTGGACATGAGGGTTGTGCCTCACCTGTTGGCCTTCATGAACGATGCTGCAATGAAACGCTTGTAGCATGTGGAACctatcagtggtttccaggggctggggtgaggggagaatggggagtgactgttaaTAGATACAGTGTTTAGTTTTGggctaataaaaaaaattacctttatcTGGAGCTAGGCAAAAGTGGTGTTAATGCAACATCGTAAATGTACttgatgccactgaattgtatactttaaagtgGTTATGTGGAAAACCAGTAATAAAAGGTAAATGCAGTGGgctttctcaaaaactaaaataaaaaatgaaaaagaaaggaaagaaaaggaaaggaagaaaataaataaataggtaagtTTCAGGTTGTATGTatgttatcaaaataaaaagatcattttAGAAAGGGTAGTTCACTTCCTCTTAAGTGGGCTCCGGTCCTCTATCAAGCCCTGGCGGGTTTATAATGAGAGATGAAGGAAGAACCGGCTCCTTTGTGAGCAGAGGCTGCATTCTCCAAACTTCATTGGTCTCCAGAGTTTCTTGGTCTCTCTTCTGGGAATCGCTCTCAtttccccccccccaccccttcTGGGTCAGTACTTGCCCGTAGCTCCGCAGAATAGTGTCCCCCACAGCACCACCATGTCCCGCCACTCTGAGATCTTAGAGGAGTAAATGGCTTTGAAACAAGAACCTCCAAGGAAAGACCAAATGGGCGAGACTGGTGCCCTGGGGTGGTGCTCACAAACCCTCTGTGGCTCCCCAGTGCCTggggcagggtttctcaaccttgggaCGGTTGACTTTTAGGGCCAGGTCATTCTTTCTGTGGGGAGCTGTTCTGTGTCTCATAACATGTTTAATAGCGTCCCTGGTCTCTGTCAACTGAATGCCAGCAGCTCCTGCTCAGTCGTGACAaccaaaaaatgtctccagaaaaCAGCCATGTCCTGGGACTCAAAGTCACCCCCAGGTGAGAACCCCTGATCCAGAGAGTGCAGCTGCAACTCCTTCGCACCCTTGCTCTGCTGGGATCCCCATTCCTCCACTTCTTCACCTGTAAATCCCTGTTTGTTGTTAAGACTCAGCTTAGATGTCACCTCCTCCATGCAGCCCTCCTGGACATTTCTTCCCAAAGCATATTTAGCCACCCATTCCTGGGTGCTTTCAAAATAAGGATTCCCAGTCAATGGTAATAGCAGGCATTGGTTCAATCCTCACTCTGTGCCTCCTACAAGTAACTCTAAAGCTCCTTGCTCATGATTTGTTATGATGTTTGCCATGACATGTCACGTTGGAGCTGTGTCTATCCCTGGAACCTGACTGTGAGTCCCTGAAGCCAGGGACTGTTGCGTCTACAGCACCAATGCTGTGTATTCAACAACACTGATGAGAACAGCTGCCCTTTACTGGATGTGTCCTATGGTCCAGACACTGCACTCACATCACTCATGCTGTTCTTATTGAATCTTTACCCCCACATTAGAAGTCATCTGCTCGgatccctattttacagacagggaaactgaaaCCCACGACACATCACTTGCCTTAGGTGCCTTGAGTCTGAAGTGGGGGCCCAAGGTCTGAGCTTAGGTCTGATTGATCTTAAAGCCTGTCTTTTTCTAACCTCTTGTTATACTCACCAGTTGCTGGTGGCTGTTTCAAAGGCCACTAGGAGATGCTGCTTCCCTGTGACTGACCGTCTACATACTCTTGTTCTTAGCAATTAAGATCACAAGAATCCACAGCGAGTGAGTGAGCAagcggggggtgggggtggggagaaagagagagagagagagagagagaagaaagaagaagaagaagaagaggaagaagaagaagaagaagaagaagaagaagaagaagaagaagaagaagaagaagaggaagaagaagaagaaaaagaagaagaagaagaagaagaagaggaggaggaggaggaagaggaggaggaggaagaagaagaagaagaagaggaggaggaggaacaggagggggaggaggagggggagaaggaaggaaggaagaaagaacgacaagaaaggaagaaaagaaagaaagaaagagagagggagggagggaggaaaaaaggaaggaaggaaggaaggggagtgcaggaggaaagaaggagagtgaggaaggaaggagggagggagggaaggaggaaggcaggaaggaaggaaggaaggagagtgagggaggaaagaaggagagtgaagaaggaagaaaggagggagggagggaggaaagaggaaggaaggaaggaaggaaggaaggaaggaaggaaagaaggaaagggagggagaaaccTTGAGAGGACAGGAGCCAATCACGTCTGCAGGAGATGGCTGAAGGCTGCATGTAACACCCTCTGGGATGATGGGGTGCAGAATGCAGCTAAAAGGGTCATCCAGTCATTCTGGAAACAttaaaactatggagacagcaAAAGATCAATGACTTCCAGGGGACCAGCGGGTGAAAGGGAGGGATGAATGGGTAGGGCACAGAGGGTTTTTAAGACAGTGTAACTATGTTGTGGGATACTGTCATGGTGGACACAGGACATCGTGCATTTGTTAAAACCCAGAGAAAGTACAACCccaagagtgaactctaatgtaacTGTGGATTTCAGTCAATGACAATGTGTCAACACTGGTTCATCCCTTGTAACAGATTTATGGTAAAAATCCCAGTTACTAATTATAGGGGAAATTGTgtgcagggggagagagggaatACGGGGATTCTCTGCAGTATCTATCTGCTCAAtgttctgtaaatctaaaactgctcttaaaataaagtctattaatttttaaaagtaaaacaaagcaaaacccatGGTAGATGTGGGACTAGGATAGCAGCGAGGAGGATTTAGAGCTTCTCGGCATTGATTCACCAGCAGCACACCCAGCGGGGTCTTCTGTGggtaaaacagagagagagaaaggtgggaagagaaagagagagatggggagagagagagacagagagaggcagggggagagagacagagacagagagaagcaggaggagagagagagagaggtggcgagagagaaacaaagagagagaggtggcaagagaaacagagagagagaggtggggaaagagagaaagagaggtgaggagagagaaagagagagagagacagagaggtggagagagagacacacacagagagagagatggggggagagagagagaagtggggagagagagagacagagtgggaggtggagagagtgagagacagagaaaaggatgaggagaaagacacacagagagaggtggggagaggagagagaagtggggagagagacacagagagtgggaggtggggagagagaggggtggcgagagagagagacagagagagaagggtggggagagagagaagtggagagagaggagagggaggcgggaagagaaagagagaggaaagagaggtaGGGAGAAAGAGGAcagagaggggaaagagagaagaaagaggcgagaagagagagagaggaagggcgggaagggggggggagagagagagagagagagagagagagagagagagagagagcgcaagcCCAATGCCTAGCATGGACAGGAATCCCCAGTGGGGCCAGTTCTCCACCCAGAGACTCTGGGG comes from Macaca fascicularis isolate 582-1 chromosome 19, T2T-MFA8v1.1 and encodes:
- the LOC102133896 gene encoding olfactory receptor 10H1, which translates into the protein MQRVNHSTVTQFILVGFSAFPDLQLMLFLLFLLMYLFTLLGNLLIMATVWSERSLHTPMYLFLCALSVSEILYTVAIIPRMLADLLSAQRSIALLACASQMFFSFSFGFTHSFLLTVMGYDRYVAICRPLRYNVLMSPRGGACLVGCSWAGGSVMGLVVTTAIFHLTFCGPSEIHHFACHVPPLLKLACGNNVPAVALGVGLVCITALLGCFLLILLSYAFIVAAILKIPSAEGRNKAFSTCASHVTVVVVHYGFASVIYLKPKGPQSLEGDTLMGITYTVLTPFLSPIIFSLRNKELKVAMKTFFSKLYPEKNVTI